In Verrucomicrobiales bacterium, the following are encoded in one genomic region:
- a CDS encoding lamin tail domain-containing protein encodes MKFKPFILLVALCLGLIAILPTSTAQAAFAPTEVGKVVNGVQDDFTGSTLRTNWLVRGRNVFSVSDGMLHVGSATGDPNHLLYERVTYHNTIQEVLARIRVTRFDSGDGPRAGIATSVSVGSSQGINLHFRDEPAPGDRHVEFLDDTRAWASEFPIPWQNDAWYWLRLRHEPNAASLGGTNDIFGKIWKADGTEPEPANWQLTANYTPMRSARAGFAGISAGSLGSTSEFDVDYILIKASGLPSITVSPAIFIELPVAITRQPQPLTVTEGSPLLLAFGWTGNPTPNFQWFRNGVPVPDATNASFSVPAARLTDAGTFSVQLQNVVTNIPHSATSESAAVQVLPDTLPPSLRDLRSLSADQLLVRFSERVLPSSASDPTRYAIESTGNPVRIDSASLDSSGSNVVLRVQSLVEGATYRLLVNGIRDTSVAANTILPSTAQQFTVSFYEPAAVGEAQPIGGSVAVPGGINITGGGLDIGGGSDQFQFSHQIRTGDFDVQVRVESLTPTDVWSEAGLLARETLAPGSRFAGTLATPSISGAYFQYRATNNGVAGTLGSFPVNYPKTWLRLKREGNAFTGFAGWDGQHWRTLGRTNLSLPQSLYLGFAASSHRTNQTTTAAFRDFSNVTSASTAPLTSSVEPLGQSSRRTSLVISEIMYHPADRADGRNLEFVELFNAHDIPQDISGWRLDGAADYVFPIGTILAPGTFLVVAASPADLSAVTGLNGVLGPFSNTNALPNSEGVIQLRNQMGAVFLEAHYSSESPWPVAADGAGHSLVLARPSYGEREVEAWAASDQVGGSPGSQESVTVDPLDHVVINEYLANPGPDRTDFVELYNHSSVAVDISGCLLSDAAHTNKFKVPFPTVLPPRGFVAFHQASLGFALSSAGETLYLRNPSGTRVLDAVRFEAQAHGVSSGRQPDGAPRFTELAFPTPAENNTPPYPRSVVINEIMYHPISGENDDQYVELYNLGSNTVSLAEWQLSGGIRYTFPAEASVAPNSYVVVTRSIERMLARYPALSSNQVYGDFQGSLSRRGERIALSMALPLFSTNNAVVTTQMGQVLVDEVSYRDGGHWGQWSDGGGSSLELKDPRSDNRLAANWADSDETKKAPWTSVEVRGVLDNGTSSADRFHTLLQGRGECLIDNVEVRTVAGVNVLTNSTFETSAAGWTAEGTQSASSWEPTEGFNSSGSYHVRAVDRGDNQVNRIRARIAPTQLPNRTNTILAKVRWLRGHPEILFRLSGNWLEAAVRMDLPTNLGTPGARNSQTVANSGPAISEVTHNPPVPAAGESVVVTARVHDPDDVTAVELRYRIDPSTNIVSIPMTDDGSGGDSVAGDGLYAATLPGQPLNALIAFHVWTTDDALPRASATFPPDAPKHEGLVRFGETLPPGNLPSYRFWMTRAAFTAWDTRNNLNNTLNDVTFVLGNHRVIYNAGATYAGSPYIGPSFDTPTGRLCGYTVEFPSDQPFLGDTALVLDWPGGHGNETTGIQEQMAYWIAQRMNLAYSHRYFIRLTVNGVTDMQRGGVFEAALQPAAEFLEQWSPGDSEGDFFKIDRAFEFDDGGNRVADPEPQLRIYRTPDLVNGGFKKKTETYRWYWMKRSFESANDYTNLFVAADILNATGPEPYTSQTEALIDVDQWMGIFAVEHIINNFDSWGHDIGKNMYMFKPQNGRWQIYMFDLDWLMLVAAGSYPPQSGPLFIADDPTVTRMYGHPPFRRAYLRAVQTAVDAAFDPSQYEPVMDAKYASLVANGVNRVDGQPLDNPAALKTWFRQRRTFLVSQLSPAAASFAILNNGGRDFTTNGAFATLVGTAPLSVRGIRVDGVDAPIRWTTLTNWSIRVPLAPGTNQLSLAAYDLAGQALPQLSDSIKVVSSAALQSAVGSVVINEIMYHPARANAEYVEIYNRSATSAFAIGGWRLDGIDFTFPEGTVLDKNSFVVVAKNRDDFARTYGGAIALAGLFTGEFDRTGGTLALVAPGDSPSQDVVIDQVTYESTAPWPLQASGTGRSIQLVDASRDNSRVANWSDGSALVPARLPTPGTTNSVARALPEFPTIWLNEVQPHNVAGRRDDAGDNDPWLELYNSGSSAISLKGWHLTDSYTDLTRWAFPTNTILNPGQFLIVWLDAEPEESTPSSPHASFRPSPESGSLALVFPLQGQPAVLDYLNYQGIRADASIGYHPDGQTGPRRSFFFPTPGSANNPSVSALPIFINEWMAANTSFLADPADGLYDDWLELYNPNDVLVDLSSYALSDRPILVDPRYNLPAGTTIPAKGFLLVWADSNPGQNTVNGLDRHTGFRINQEGEGIWLFAPDGSVVDTVQFGLQSDNISEGRWPDGGSDRFFMTRPTPRAANVISDTPPVAPRILSAGVTAQGTFQISWSAEVGKQYRVQYRDALAGGSWIDLPTVQATETTASTLLPVEQQPQRFYRVLRLLP; translated from the coding sequence ATGAAATTCAAGCCGTTCATTCTCCTAGTCGCTTTGTGCCTGGGCCTGATTGCTATCCTCCCCACCTCCACCGCCCAAGCCGCCTTCGCTCCCACCGAGGTAGGCAAGGTGGTCAACGGAGTTCAGGATGACTTCACCGGGTCGACGCTGCGCACCAATTGGCTGGTGCGCGGCCGCAACGTCTTTTCTGTCAGCGACGGGATGCTCCACGTGGGCTCAGCCACCGGCGATCCCAACCACCTTCTTTACGAGCGTGTCACCTATCACAACACCATCCAGGAGGTGCTCGCCCGAATTCGAGTGACTCGGTTCGACAGCGGTGACGGCCCACGCGCAGGGATTGCCACCTCTGTCAGCGTCGGCAGCAGCCAGGGAATCAACCTTCATTTTCGGGATGAACCGGCGCCCGGAGACCGTCACGTTGAGTTCCTCGACGACACCCGAGCCTGGGCTTCGGAGTTCCCTATCCCCTGGCAAAACGATGCCTGGTACTGGCTCCGACTCCGCCACGAACCGAACGCAGCCTCCCTCGGCGGCACCAACGACATCTTTGGCAAGATCTGGAAGGCGGACGGAACCGAGCCCGAACCGGCCAACTGGCAGCTGACTGCCAACTACACTCCCATGCGCAGCGCTCGGGCCGGGTTCGCCGGCATCAGCGCGGGCAGCCTCGGATCAACCTCCGAGTTCGACGTGGATTATATTTTGATCAAAGCATCCGGGCTTCCCAGCATTACGGTGTCCCCGGCGATCTTCATCGAGTTGCCGGTCGCGATCACCCGTCAGCCACAACCATTGACCGTCACGGAAGGCAGTCCCCTGCTCCTGGCATTCGGATGGACAGGTAATCCAACCCCGAACTTCCAATGGTTCCGCAACGGGGTTCCCGTTCCCGATGCCACCAACGCGAGCTTCTCCGTACCGGCTGCCCGGCTGACCGATGCTGGCACGTTCTCGGTTCAGCTCCAGAACGTCGTGACCAACATCCCTCATTCCGCCACGAGCGAAAGCGCAGCGGTGCAGGTCTTGCCCGACACCCTTCCCCCCTCCCTCCGAGACCTCCGCTCCTTAAGCGCCGACCAGCTGCTCGTGCGATTCTCGGAACGCGTGCTCCCTAGTTCAGCATCCGATCCGACTCGCTATGCCATCGAGAGCACCGGCAACCCGGTGCGAATCGATTCAGCCAGTCTCGATTCTTCGGGAAGCAATGTCGTGCTGCGGGTCCAATCTCTGGTCGAAGGCGCGACGTATCGGTTGCTCGTTAACGGAATTCGGGACACTTCTGTTGCCGCGAATACCATTCTTCCCTCGACCGCCCAACAGTTCACGGTGTCCTTCTACGAGCCCGCCGCAGTTGGCGAGGCTCAACCGATCGGAGGATCCGTGGCCGTTCCCGGCGGCATCAACATCACCGGCGGCGGACTGGACATTGGAGGAGGATCGGACCAATTCCAGTTTAGCCACCAAATCCGAACGGGTGATTTCGACGTGCAGGTGCGCGTCGAATCCCTCACTCCTACCGATGTCTGGTCGGAGGCAGGCCTGCTGGCTCGCGAAACGCTGGCTCCCGGAAGCCGTTTCGCGGGAACCCTCGCGACGCCTTCCATCAGCGGCGCCTACTTTCAATATCGAGCCACCAACAACGGAGTCGCCGGGACCCTGGGCTCGTTCCCCGTGAATTATCCCAAAACCTGGCTCAGACTAAAACGAGAGGGAAATGCGTTCACCGGTTTCGCTGGCTGGGACGGCCAGCACTGGAGGACTCTGGGCAGAACCAACCTCTCTCTGCCACAGAGCCTCTACCTGGGCTTCGCTGCTTCGAGTCATCGCACGAATCAGACCACCACGGCGGCTTTCCGCGATTTTTCTAACGTGACGAGCGCGAGCACCGCACCTCTCACGTCCTCTGTGGAACCGCTCGGCCAAAGTAGCCGTCGCACCAGCCTGGTGATCTCCGAGATTATGTACCATCCGGCGGACCGAGCCGATGGTCGCAATCTCGAGTTTGTAGAACTCTTCAACGCGCATGACATCCCGCAGGATATCAGCGGCTGGCGGTTGGACGGGGCGGCGGACTACGTCTTTCCGATTGGAACCATTCTGGCACCAGGGACTTTTTTGGTCGTGGCGGCTTCGCCTGCCGACCTCTCCGCTGTCACCGGTTTGAATGGAGTCTTAGGGCCTTTCTCCAATACGAATGCCCTCCCTAACTCCGAAGGTGTTATCCAACTTCGAAATCAGATGGGAGCCGTCTTCCTGGAAGCCCATTACAGCTCGGAGTCGCCCTGGCCGGTGGCCGCCGATGGTGCCGGCCATTCGCTCGTGCTCGCCCGCCCCTCCTACGGTGAACGCGAGGTCGAAGCCTGGGCCGCCAGTGATCAAGTGGGCGGCTCCCCCGGAAGCCAGGAATCCGTCACCGTCGATCCCCTGGATCACGTCGTGATCAATGAGTATCTGGCGAATCCGGGACCAGACCGCACGGACTTCGTTGAGCTCTACAATCACAGCTCGGTGGCGGTGGACATCTCCGGCTGCCTGCTCAGCGATGCCGCCCACACCAATAAATTCAAAGTGCCCTTTCCAACAGTCCTGCCACCGCGAGGATTTGTCGCTTTCCATCAAGCAAGTTTGGGGTTCGCCCTCAGCTCCGCGGGCGAAACGCTCTACTTGCGCAATCCCTCCGGAACCCGGGTGCTGGATGCGGTCCGCTTCGAAGCGCAGGCCCACGGAGTATCGTCCGGACGCCAACCCGACGGAGCTCCGCGGTTCACTGAACTCGCCTTCCCGACTCCCGCTGAAAACAACACCCCCCCCTATCCGCGTAGCGTGGTCATCAACGAGATCATGTACCACCCCATCTCGGGTGAGAACGACGACCAATATGTGGAACTCTACAATCTCGGCTCCAACACCGTAAGCCTGGCCGAATGGCAGCTGTCCGGTGGGATTCGCTACACGTTTCCTGCCGAAGCCTCGGTAGCACCCAACAGCTATGTCGTGGTGACGCGAAGCATCGAGCGTATGCTCGCTCGGTATCCCGCCCTCAGCAGCAATCAGGTCTATGGCGATTTCCAGGGTAGCCTCTCCCGACGCGGCGAGCGCATCGCCCTGAGCATGGCTCTGCCCCTTTTCTCCACCAACAATGCCGTGGTGACGACTCAGATGGGACAGGTGCTGGTGGATGAAGTCAGCTATCGAGATGGCGGACACTGGGGACAATGGTCCGACGGGGGTGGCAGCAGCTTGGAGTTGAAGGATCCTCGCAGTGACAACCGGCTGGCGGCCAATTGGGCTGATAGCGATGAAACCAAAAAGGCACCCTGGACCTCGGTGGAAGTGCGGGGCGTGCTGGACAACGGGACCTCCTCGGCGGATCGGTTTCATACCTTGCTCCAAGGACGGGGAGAATGTCTCATCGACAATGTGGAGGTGCGCACTGTAGCCGGTGTCAACGTCCTGACCAACTCAACCTTCGAAACGAGTGCGGCCGGTTGGACCGCCGAGGGCACCCAATCAGCCTCTTCCTGGGAACCGACCGAAGGATTCAACAGCAGCGGGTCTTACCACGTCCGTGCGGTGGATCGCGGCGACAACCAAGTGAATCGGATTCGGGCTCGCATCGCTCCCACGCAGCTCCCCAATCGTACCAACACCATTCTCGCCAAGGTGCGCTGGCTGCGCGGGCATCCGGAGATTTTGTTTCGGCTGAGCGGCAATTGGCTGGAGGCCGCCGTGCGCATGGATCTGCCCACGAACCTGGGCACGCCCGGCGCCCGGAACAGCCAGACGGTGGCGAACTCGGGCCCAGCCATCAGCGAGGTCACCCACAACCCGCCTGTTCCTGCGGCAGGCGAATCGGTGGTCGTGACCGCGCGAGTTCACGATCCGGATGACGTCACTGCCGTGGAACTCCGCTACCGGATCGACCCGAGCACGAATATCGTGAGCATTCCCATGACCGACGATGGCAGCGGAGGCGACTCGGTGGCGGGGGACGGCCTTTACGCCGCGACCCTGCCCGGGCAACCGCTCAACGCCCTCATCGCCTTTCATGTGTGGACCACGGACGACGCCCTACCCCGCGCCTCCGCCACCTTCCCGCCGGATGCCCCGAAGCACGAGGGCCTGGTTCGTTTCGGAGAAACTCTGCCGCCGGGAAATCTCCCTTCCTATCGATTCTGGATGACGCGGGCGGCTTTCACAGCCTGGGATACACGAAACAACCTGAACAACACCCTTAACGATGTGACCTTCGTCTTAGGGAACCACCGGGTCATCTACAACGCCGGGGCGACCTACGCCGGCAGCCCGTACATCGGGCCGAGTTTCGATACGCCGACGGGAAGACTGTGCGGCTACACCGTAGAGTTTCCCAGCGATCAGCCTTTCCTGGGAGACACCGCGCTGGTTCTGGATTGGCCGGGCGGACATGGCAACGAAACCACCGGCATCCAGGAGCAGATGGCTTACTGGATCGCTCAACGGATGAACCTGGCCTACAGCCATCGCTACTTCATTCGTCTGACCGTCAACGGCGTTACCGACATGCAGCGAGGCGGTGTATTTGAGGCTGCGCTGCAGCCGGCCGCCGAGTTTCTCGAGCAATGGTCGCCCGGAGATAGCGAGGGCGACTTCTTCAAAATTGACCGCGCCTTCGAATTCGACGATGGCGGCAACCGGGTCGCCGATCCCGAGCCCCAGCTGCGGATTTATCGGACTCCCGACCTCGTCAATGGCGGGTTCAAAAAGAAGACCGAGACCTATCGCTGGTATTGGATGAAGCGATCCTTCGAGAGCGCCAACGATTACACCAATCTGTTCGTTGCCGCCGATATCCTGAACGCGACCGGCCCGGAACCCTACACCTCCCAAACCGAGGCACTGATCGATGTGGATCAATGGATGGGGATCTTCGCGGTAGAGCATATCATCAACAATTTCGACAGCTGGGGTCATGACATCGGGAAGAACATGTACATGTTCAAGCCGCAGAACGGTCGCTGGCAGATCTACATGTTCGACCTCGACTGGCTGATGCTGGTCGCCGCCGGCAGTTATCCCCCACAGAGCGGACCTCTCTTCATCGCCGACGATCCGACCGTCACCCGAATGTATGGGCATCCACCGTTCCGCCGTGCCTACCTGCGAGCCGTCCAGACCGCCGTCGACGCCGCCTTTGATCCCTCCCAGTACGAACCGGTGATGGATGCGAAATACGCTTCATTGGTCGCCAACGGAGTCAACCGTGTCGACGGTCAGCCGCTGGACAACCCCGCCGCGCTCAAAACCTGGTTTAGGCAGCGCCGGACCTTCCTGGTCTCCCAGCTAAGTCCGGCAGCTGCTTCGTTCGCCATCCTCAATAACGGGGGCCGGGACTTTACCACCAATGGCGCCTTCGCCACCCTGGTAGGCACCGCTCCCTTGAGCGTTCGCGGCATCCGGGTCGATGGAGTCGATGCACCCATCCGGTGGACGACCTTAACGAACTGGTCCATCCGGGTGCCCTTGGCTCCTGGCACCAATCAGCTGAGTTTGGCGGCTTATGACCTGGCGGGTCAGGCGCTGCCCCAGCTAAGCGACAGCATTAAGGTTGTGTCCAGCGCCGCGCTGCAATCGGCCGTCGGCTCCGTGGTGATCAACGAGATCATGTATCATCCGGCTCGCGCCAACGCGGAGTATGTGGAGATCTACAATCGCTCGGCGACCAGCGCGTTCGCCATCGGCGGATGGCGGCTGGATGGGATCGACTTCACCTTCCCGGAGGGCACCGTGCTCGACAAGAACAGCTTCGTGGTGGTGGCGAAGAATCGGGATGACTTTGCGCGAACCTACGGCGGGGCGATCGCCTTGGCGGGGCTGTTCACCGGCGAATTCGATCGAACCGGAGGGACCCTGGCCTTGGTGGCACCGGGAGACTCCCCAAGCCAGGATGTGGTGATCGATCAAGTCACCTATGAGAGCACCGCCCCCTGGCCTCTGCAAGCGAGTGGGACCGGCCGCTCGATCCAACTCGTGGATGCCAGCCGCGACAACTCGCGAGTCGCCAATTGGTCCGACGGCTCAGCCTTGGTGCCGGCTCGCCTCCCGACACCCGGGACCACCAACTCCGTCGCCCGTGCCTTGCCGGAATTTCCGACCATCTGGCTCAACGAAGTGCAGCCGCATAACGTCGCGGGGCGCCGGGACGATGCCGGGGACAACGATCCCTGGCTGGAGCTCTACAACAGCGGCAGCTCCGCGATCAGCCTGAAGGGGTGGCACCTGACCGACAGCTACACAGATCTCACGCGCTGGGCATTTCCGACCAACACGATCCTCAACCCGGGGCAATTCCTGATCGTGTGGCTGGATGCCGAACCCGAGGAATCGACCCCATCGTCACCTCACGCCAGCTTCCGCCCTTCTCCCGAGTCCGGCTCCCTCGCCCTGGTATTTCCGCTGCAGGGTCAACCGGCGGTGCTCGACTATCTAAACTATCAAGGCATCCGGGCGGATGCGTCCATTGGATACCATCCGGACGGCCAGACCGGCCCTCGGCGCTCGTTCTTCTTCCCCACGCCGGGCAGCGCGAACAATCCGAGCGTGTCGGCCTTACCGATCTTCATCAACGAGTGGATGGCCGCCAACACCTCCTTTTTAGCCGATCCGGCCGACGGTTTGTATGACGACTGGCTGGAGCTCTACAATCCCAACGACGTGCTCGTGGATCTGTCGAGCTACGCGTTATCCGACCGTCCGATCCTGGTGGATCCCCGGTATAACCTGCCCGCCGGGACGACGATTCCGGCCAAAGGATTCCTGCTCGTGTGGGCCGACAGCAACCCCGGCCAGAATACCGTGAACGGCCTGGATCGACATACCGGTTTCCGAATCAACCAAGAAGGCGAAGGCATCTGGCTGTTCGCACCGGATGGTAGTGTGGTGGACACGGTGCAATTCGGCTTGCAGTCGGACAATATCAGCGAGGGGCGCTGGCCCGATGGCGGTTCGGATCGCTTCTTCATGACCCGGCCCACCCCGCGTGCCGCCAATGTGATATCCGACACCCCTCCGGTGGCGCCGCGCATTTTGAGCGCCGGCGTTACGGCGCAGGGCACCTTCCAAATCAGCTGGAGCGCCGAGGTTGGGAAGCAGTATCGCGTGCAGTACCGCGACGCCTTGGCGGGCGGATCATGGATCGATCTCCCGACGGTCCAAGCCACGGAGACAACGGCCTCAACACTGTTGCCCGTGGAACAGCAACCACAACGATTCTATCGCGTTCTCCGACTGCTGCCGTAA
- a CDS encoding aminopeptidase P N-terminal domain-containing protein, with amino-acid sequence MRYHAIPSELFVGNRLRLAQMMLPNSLAIVNANDILPTNADGSLRLWQNADLFYLTGVDQEESILLLYPGAIDPKHRELLFLRETNDHIAIWEGHKLTKQQARERTGIKNVHWLSEFPMMLRRLMCECEHVYLNSNEHKRAVIEVETRDARFIRDLQQRFPLHSYQRLARLMHQLRVVKSPAEIEMMRQACRLTERGFRRVLRFVEPGVNEMEVEAEFAHEFIRGGGGFAYTPIIGSGMNACVLHYLDNDQVCQKGELLLIDVGASYGNYQSDMTRTIPVSGRFTRRQKDVYNAVLRVMRGVSELAAPGKLPIEWQKDAELMMQEELLGLKLISKADIRKQDPDRPAYKKYFMHGVGHPLGLDVHDVGFTTEPMQEGWVMTVEPGIYIREEGFAVRLENDIVVRHGGNEDLMADIPIEVKDIEALMKRAR; translated from the coding sequence ATGCGATATCATGCGATTCCGTCGGAACTGTTCGTGGGCAACCGGCTCCGGCTAGCTCAGATGATGCTCCCGAACTCGTTGGCCATCGTGAACGCCAACGACATCCTGCCCACCAACGCGGATGGCAGCCTGCGACTTTGGCAGAATGCGGATTTATTCTACCTGACGGGGGTGGACCAAGAGGAGAGTATCCTCTTGCTTTACCCGGGCGCGATCGATCCCAAGCACCGTGAGCTTCTTTTCCTTCGCGAGACGAATGATCACATTGCCATCTGGGAAGGACACAAGCTCACCAAGCAGCAGGCGCGCGAACGGACTGGAATCAAAAATGTCCATTGGCTGTCGGAGTTTCCGATGATGTTGCGTCGGCTGATGTGCGAGTGCGAGCACGTGTATCTCAACTCCAACGAGCACAAGCGCGCGGTGATTGAGGTGGAGACCAGGGATGCTCGGTTCATCCGGGACCTACAGCAGCGGTTTCCCCTGCATTCCTATCAGCGGCTGGCTCGGTTGATGCATCAACTCCGGGTGGTCAAATCGCCGGCGGAAATCGAGATGATGCGCCAGGCTTGTCGGCTGACCGAGCGCGGGTTCCGGCGGGTCCTGCGCTTTGTGGAGCCCGGTGTCAATGAGATGGAAGTCGAGGCGGAGTTCGCGCACGAATTCATCCGGGGTGGGGGAGGCTTTGCTTATACTCCGATCATCGGGAGCGGCATGAACGCCTGCGTCCTGCATTACCTGGACAACGATCAAGTCTGTCAAAAGGGAGAGCTGCTCCTGATCGATGTTGGCGCCAGCTACGGAAACTACCAGTCCGACATGACACGCACGATCCCGGTGAGCGGCCGTTTCACCCGTCGGCAAAAGGATGTCTACAACGCAGTTCTCCGGGTCATGCGCGGGGTGAGCGAGCTGGCCGCTCCGGGTAAGCTCCCGATCGAGTGGCAGAAGGATGCTGAATTGATGATGCAGGAAGAACTCTTGGGACTGAAGTTGATCAGCAAGGCGGACATTCGGAAGCAGGATCCGGATCGGCCGGCCTACAAAAAATATTTCATGCATGGCGTCGGGCATCCCCTGGGGTTGGATGTTCATGATGTCGGGTTCACCACCGAGCCGATGCAAGAGGGTTGGGTGATGACCGTCGAGCCGGGTATCTACATTCGCGAGGAGGGCTTCGCGGTTCGCCTCGAAAACGACATCGTGGTTCGCCACGGAGGTAACGAAGATCTCATGGCGGATATTCCCATCGAGGTGAAAGACATCGAGGCCCTCATGAAACGGGCGCGGTAG
- a CDS encoding 2-oxo acid dehydrogenase subunit E2: protein MPISIQIPRLGWSMEEGIFTGWLKKEGDAVKSGEPLFTLEGEKAAQDIEATENGILHIPADSPKAGTTVKVGQVIGQLLQGNESPTAVSVPSAPSQSTATNGRTDATREPSAPMEDRKQSPTAAGSQPIQGSASTQTFPVSPRARRRAAELGVDTRPLQGKGPTGRVTEADVVRAAGNQPKRVSTLSTMRRTIAERTAASFSSIPHFYLRCEIDVTALSELRQDLLPKIETETGVRLSLTDLIIRAQSRALAAYPTANAVWIDDDIVQLTSADVGLAVALSEGITIPILRSPGTGSISDLVRQRASSIASARANQLTLVQLQGSATSLSNLGTTRVDEFAAVIPPGNSTILAIGRATLRPYVVNGKLEARNTLKLCLSIDHRVLDGTPAAEFLGLICDFLENPSKLV from the coding sequence ATGCCTATCTCGATTCAGATTCCGCGGTTGGGTTGGTCCATGGAAGAGGGTATTTTCACGGGCTGGCTCAAGAAGGAGGGCGACGCCGTTAAGTCCGGGGAGCCGCTGTTCACCCTCGAAGGCGAGAAGGCAGCACAAGACATCGAGGCTACCGAGAACGGGATCCTTCATATCCCTGCGGACAGCCCCAAGGCGGGAACAACCGTCAAGGTGGGTCAGGTCATTGGGCAACTCCTCCAGGGCAACGAATCCCCGACCGCGGTCAGCGTTCCAAGCGCACCGTCGCAATCCACCGCCACCAACGGCCGAACGGACGCCACAAGGGAACCGAGTGCACCGATGGAGGATCGAAAACAGTCGCCGACCGCAGCAGGTTCGCAGCCGATCCAAGGCAGCGCTTCAACTCAGACATTTCCGGTCAGCCCCCGAGCCCGTCGTCGTGCGGCCGAGTTGGGCGTCGATACGCGTCCACTCCAAGGCAAAGGTCCGACGGGAAGAGTCACCGAGGCCGACGTGGTGCGCGCCGCCGGGAACCAGCCCAAACGCGTCTCGACGCTGTCGACCATGCGACGCACCATCGCCGAGCGAACCGCTGCGAGCTTCTCATCCATTCCCCACTTTTACCTCCGTTGCGAGATCGACGTGACCGCGCTCTCCGAGCTGCGACAGGACCTCCTGCCCAAGATTGAAACGGAGACCGGGGTCCGGTTGAGTCTAACCGACCTAATCATCCGAGCTCAGTCGCGCGCCCTGGCAGCTTACCCCACCGCCAACGCCGTCTGGATCGACGATGACATCGTCCAACTAACGTCGGCCGATGTCGGGTTAGCCGTGGCGCTGTCGGAGGGGATCACGATTCCGATCCTGCGGTCGCCGGGCACGGGCTCGATTTCCGATCTAGTTCGCCAACGTGCCTCGAGCATTGCCTCAGCCCGAGCGAATCAGCTCACCCTCGTCCAACTCCAAGGGAGCGCCACGTCGCTTTCCAATCTCGGAACGACCCGGGTCGATGAGTTCGCTGCAGTAATCCCTCCCGGAAACAGCACCATTCTAGCGATTGGCCGGGCGACGCTCCGTCCGTATGTTGTGAACGGCAAACTGGAAGCGCGGAACACCCTCAAGCTCTGCCTCTCCATCGATCACCGAGTGTTGGACGGCACCCCCGCCGCCGAGTTCTTGGGCCTCATCTGCGACTTTCTGGAGAACCCGAGCAAGCTGGTGTAA
- a CDS encoding GIY-YIG nuclease family protein: MNPSVASAQRLLFPDSRPLVERLGRDFFLNLPSAPGVYFMRDASGTVVYVGKAKSLRKRLNSYRVANPDRLPKRQLRMLGLVVQVDWEIQESEQAALAREAALLRELKPRFNRAGTWAGPRPSLAWRYGEGELWLGLRETPDVGWEMPGSEVRRTAGLRLPLARLLWWASHPGLDISALPVGWFHGMVPPEASIPCGGALPLIVENLLPLKVGDLAPLCSWIQRQLGALDRLAPFERAAVEADLEFLAEWKPGGGRVSGQSETSVA; encoded by the coding sequence TTGAATCCAAGCGTGGCGTCGGCGCAGCGACTTCTCTTTCCGGACAGCCGTCCCTTGGTGGAGCGGCTGGGCCGAGACTTTTTCCTGAACCTCCCGTCGGCCCCGGGCGTTTACTTCATGCGGGATGCGTCTGGGACCGTTGTCTATGTGGGGAAAGCCAAGAGCCTGCGCAAGCGGTTGAACAGCTATCGCGTGGCGAACCCCGATCGATTGCCCAAGCGTCAGCTGCGGATGCTCGGGTTGGTGGTTCAGGTCGACTGGGAGATTCAAGAATCGGAGCAGGCGGCCTTGGCGCGGGAGGCTGCGCTTCTGCGTGAGTTGAAGCCACGGTTCAATCGGGCCGGAACGTGGGCGGGTCCGCGGCCGTCGCTCGCCTGGCGATATGGGGAAGGGGAGCTCTGGCTGGGACTGCGTGAAACCCCGGACGTGGGCTGGGAGATGCCGGGATCCGAGGTCAGGAGAACCGCTGGACTTCGTTTGCCACTCGCTCGGCTGTTGTGGTGGGCAAGTCATCCGGGGCTGGACATTTCGGCGTTGCCGGTCGGTTGGTTCCACGGAATGGTGCCGCCGGAGGCTAGTATCCCGTGTGGAGGCGCTCTTCCATTGATCGTGGAGAACCTTTTACCACTCAAGGTTGGTGACCTTGCTCCGTTGTGTAGTTGGATTCAGCGGCAGTTGGGTGCCTTGGATCGCCTGGCACCCTTTGAGCGCGCGGCGGTCGAGGCCGATCTGGAGTTTTTGGCCGAGTGGAAACCGGGAGGAGGTCGTGTTTCAGGTCAGTCCGAAACATCGGTGGCTTAA